ATATCTTAGCCGGTGTATCAAGATACTCTTCCAGCCTTTTAGCCCTCATTAAAGGAGTGGGTCTTCCAATTACTGCATATCTGTCCCTTACTTCTTCTGGGATTTTTATAAATCTCTCTATAGTAAACTGTTGTCTTAAAACTTCTTTAGGTAAAATTTTCTTTAATAGTCCTATTCTTGAAAATTCTGCATCTGGTGGATCTCTTGGTGGGGGTAAGGGTTTAGGTAGATCTGGTATTATGTTATACCAATATTTTGGTAGGAGATCTGAATTTACCATTGGTGCAACAAAAACACCTAATAGACTAAAAAATCATCTGGTTTATAAATTTTAATGTTATAAGGTCTCAAAGCTGTCAAATTCTCCTTTATACTCTAAAAATCTATATTCTACATGCTCAACTTTAGCTAATGGAGGCCCTCTCCTTATATATTCAAGTAATTTCTGTAATGCTTCTTCGTATCCTTCTGCTACAATCTCAACAGTTTCTCCGTCTTCTAAGTTTTTTGCATAACCCTTTATTCCAAGTCTTACCGCATGAATTTGAACCCATTTTCTAAACCCTACACCTTGAACTTTACCTTTAACTATAAC
The nucleotide sequence above comes from Sulfurisphaera javensis. Encoded proteins:
- a CDS encoding acylphosphatase, yielding MLKRMYVIVKGKVQGVGFRKWVQIHAVRLGIKGYAKNLEDGETVEIVAEGYEEALQKLLEYIRRGPPLAKVEHVEYRFLEYKGEFDSFETL